Part of the Solanum pennellii chromosome 10, SPENNV200 genome is shown below.
aaataaaggatttgaactctaactaggataacctaggGGTCTaccttagtctaggtaggggtatgggactctacctatgcattgcactagttagccttaaggggagtcttaggaggatgttctgatatatgtttatgttatgatgatatatgatatgtacatgatgaacttgcacattcttgatactatatgttgattagttcacttatgcgTATGTGTTGGGTTATGTTGTTAAAATAAGATGGAATGTATATCTAAAagttattatgtgaagttggatatttggttatggtttcttgttgaggctacttgattgagtaaggttatggggctttgcttggtcattgcacttgttgacttgataaggattcatgagtagttgtcttgcttattatgatacaattgactcttagccatgcttgtgatgttactccttgatgatagggttgtagtaaatcatgggttcaagtatgttgggatacatattatttgtttgagtaagtaagcatgtttggttgattggtatgacttgcttgattttGCATTAGACTtctaaaagggtaaaatggcatgttttgactaaatgtccctttttagcatgttttgctcttatatgtgcatatggtctcatacttagtacatatggagtactaaccccattttcttcctttttcccaaacattttaggttcgggtcgttgaagtgttttggaaggcgACGTGAAGAAGGCTTGGACTTTTTGATCATTCGAGtaggggtaggtcctcattgtccgagggcgatgccaatatcgagcttatgttgttgttttagcCTTAAGACTCTTGTGTTCTATCTCTTTTTATTTGAGTATgttttgtataagcctatatgtggcttctttacattgatgtagggctatgccctaATTGCTATGATCTTTAGATGGAATGAGATTAAGACAATCACTGAGACTATATTCtatcttatgtatatatgtatgtgcaataaaagtagaaggttatgtaaccttcctatacgaaaggtctatgtatactcgatatacatatatatattatgtgtgtgtagaggtctatgtaaacctccaagtagaagtaataaaagtttttaaatattcttctaaattcgatttatgaatgtgatgatgtaagctaagaggctattCATAGTCCTAtgagaggacgacgacgccggttacgtctagggggtaaacccggatgtgacaatccCCTGTTTTGCCGATTATCATGTGCTATAgttcaccatctttgttggtcATCCGTatttccgacatcaaaaatgccgaAATTTCTCATGgatgtccattaagaccttgGCTCTGGATCCGGTTAGCCCTCACGGCCATGCCGGctcattttaaaggtcaaatgagTCTTGTCTAAAGAAAATCATTTCACTCTTGTtatttcaagatattgttgtaagccatAAGTggcatttatacatttgtgtaagggtTATGCGCATATTGTTCTAttccgtttagatggtttaatatgagacatccctaTTAAGACTATATTGAGTATActatatatatgtgaaataaaagtagaagactaagtaagcTTCTTAGTGTGAGGtataagtaaacctcatgaagaatatgtagatgaaaagttttaattttcctcaCTTTTTAGCCTGTGAATGtgatgacgaatgctaagaggctagtcttagtcctctccgaggacgacgacgccggttacttctagggggtgctccccggatgtgacagtaTTATGAATAAACACATGTAAGTAGTGATCACATCAAAGTTAGCACTATAGCATTGAGGGCACGTGAAAATTCAGATAGTCGTAAAAATTCAAATAGTTAACCAACTGAGTTGTTAAAATCCTTAAGTGTTGTTTCACTAAATAATGCTTGCAGAACTAGTTACAATAGGTTTGACCAACACATCAATGGGTTCAAATACATTACAAGTTAGGAGGAAATCTCAAGGGAGCAAGGAATGTAAAAAATAACACTCcaaacaaacaaacaagaaaaaggCAGTACAGTTACAATATGCATTAGCATGTACATTATTGATCACCTTATTTTTTCCGTTTGGTCATCTTAAATACCTTCGGAAATCGCTAGTTGAGGATGGAGAGATCTCGCCACCAATACTCTCCGTGTAACACGAAGAATAGTTAGACTGTTGTTCATATCCGAAATGTACTCCACTAAGGCTCTTAAAGCTTGGACTCCTAAGACTGTGTCCATAGGCTGATGGGACATTCCCATAACGGTCAGGGACAGGGAAATAAAGTCGTTTCTTAGCTGATCCAGCTCGATCCCTCTCTGGAGTCGATGGTCTCTGTCGTGGGGCACTTTGTGAACGAATTCTTGCCAAAGCAGACTCGGTAGCAGCCATGTAGTTAGGAATTGCTGCTGCACTAGAAGTTAGTCTATTAGGTTGGTATGAGAAGTAGTTATTATTAGGCCTCAGGCTTGGAGTTTGAGATTTTTTGTCATGTCTTGGACTAGCAGAGCGTACTTGAATAGGTCTTGTTGATTTGGATGGAGAAGGTGTAACGGGGAATGTATGAAGGGGTGAAGTTGGTCGTTGGTGTTGATGTTGTCGTTGGTGTAATCTTGTTATTAAATTACGTTGTGATGTATCCATTTCGACAGGATAAGTTGATGCTCTGCCTCTACTACTACTGTCCCATGATTTTGCAGCCGCCCTTTTTTCTCCAAAATCCGCATCACTTCCTATCGAGGAATTTCTGCCACTTCTCCTTGTCTGTCATGCATAAGAAAACTAATTAATTGCTTGCAAAGTAAGTAGTCATTACAAGATGCATGGAAATTAAGGAGAGATGGAAACCTGTTGAGAAAAGGGGGTCCCTTGGCATTTCATGACAGCagcttcttttctcttttgcaGCATTGCTTTTACCTCTTCAATAGTATGAGGCCTTTCATCCCAATC
Proteins encoded:
- the LOC107032371 gene encoding protein IQ-DOMAIN 14-like → MGNNKKGSSSSWLSAVKRAFRSKKQINEEEKKKENQRKQQHTTNHNAAAQAATIIQTAFRGYLARRALKALKGLVKLQALVRGHNVRKQAKMTLKCMQALVRVQARVLDQRFRQSEQASRKSDTTTSHQHMSSTIPDDWDERPHTIEEVKAMLQKRKEAAVMKCQGTPFSQQTRRSGRNSSIGSDADFGEKRAAAKSWDSSSRGRASTYPVEMDTSQRNLITRLHQRQHQHQRPTSPLHTFPVTPSPSKSTRPIQVRSASPRHDKKSQTPSLRPNNNYFSYQPNRLTSSAAAIPNYMAATESALARIRSQSAPRQRPSTPERDRAGSAKKRLYFPVPDRYGNVPSAYGHSLRSPSFKSLSGVHFGYEQQSNYSSCYTESIGGEISPSSTSDFRRYLR